The genomic region CCAAGGTTCGCCTTTGTTATTTGATTTAATGCCAAGCCCCTAATTATTAGAGTTAATGATTGGCTGCCTGCAATTCCTCCCATACTCGCCACTATGGGCATTAACACTGCGAGTGCGACAACTTGCTGTATTGTAGCTTCAAATATGCTAATAAAAGCACTGGCTAATAAGGCCGTTATTAAGTTAATACCTAACCATAGCGCGCGGCTTTGAGCGCTTTTTTTCACAGGTGAGAATAGATCTTCATCTTCATTCATACCTGCGCTGGCCATTAACTGCCGTTCGTAGTACTCACTAATCAAGTCGGAGGCAGCCAAGGCATCTAGTCTTCCTATCAGCTTCATATTTTCATCTATAACAGGCAACGCACTATAGCCAGAATGGTGAACATTAGTTGCGGCTTCGTGAGTTAATGATGTTGCTTCTAAGACAGGAAATTCTTCAATAGTTAAGTCGGCTAATGGAATGTGCTCGGGTTGGCCGTATATATCTACGATTGAAATGGCATCAGAAAAATGACCAAATCGATTAACCAAAAATATCGTGTCGCAAAGCTTTGGCACATCTCTACGTAATAATCTATTTGCATCCCTTACACGAGCGTTAATAGGAAGAATTAAAAAATTATGATTAACCCAATGTCCAACTTGATCTTCGGGAAATTCATTGGCTTTTGTAAAGTAAGATTTTTGTACTTTATCCAGAGCATTATATGCTTGTTCCATCAACTCATGAGGAAAGGAGCTGGCTAATTCTAGTAAGTCTTCCGCATTGATCTCTTGAAAAATTTCTGCCCACTGTTCTTCATCAGTTGCATTAACTAACACCTCACGAGGGTCACCGCGCATATCTATCAGCACATTAAGCTTTTTGTTTACCGGGATTTTTTCCCAAAGAGATATGCGCTCTTCTATTGGTAACGATTCAAGTAAAAGAGAAAGTTCACTCGCATCCGTCTGAATAACAACATCACTTGCAATATCGGCGTTTGTGTCTTTGTCTAATATTTCTTTAATTAAATCGGGTAATGGCTCAGTCATTGAAGCTCTCATTTTTATGCTTGTATTTATCGGCGTAGCGTTAAGTCAACGTTTTAAGGTTTAACTTATAATTTGGTCATCTGGTTTTCTTGGTGGTATCGAGATAACTGGAAAACTATATATAAATCTACGCTTCAAGAACAATGGAAATGGGCAGTAAAAATAAAACAGCTATTATATTTCATTGCCTTACTACAGTTGAATGGTGAAGATTAACAGTTTATAACGTTAGCAAACCCCAAGCAATTAGATTGTATGAGGCTTATACAGAGGTAAGGCATTTCTTTAAAGAAAAAATTGTAACCCTCCCTTAAATTCAGAATCGCTTTTATAGAGTTTTCCGTTTACTGTTAACCTAACGGAGACAACAATATGAAAATCAACGATTCACGGAAACACAAATCTTCGCCATTTTGAAAGAAGATGAAAGGGGCGGATTAACGGTACTCTATTTAAATCGTAAGCACGGAGCATCTATTACCAGAGGAAGTCCCAATACGGTGAAATGAAGCAGTTGATACTCCTCTTAAAGTCTTGCTCATTCTATAGAGCTTTTTTGAGGCCGACTTGAGAGATAGAGAACTATAACACCCCATAAGGCAGATAAGATTGATCCTAAAATAATTGCCAATCGATCAATTCTAGCTTCACCTGCACCGCCATGAGCAAAAGCCAATGAAGCAATAAATAGACTCATTGTAAAACCAATACCACATAATACTGACGTTCCATAAAGCTGTCCCCAATTACTTCCTTGAGGCAACTGACAAAGCTTGAGTTTAATGGCGATAAAACTGAAGCTAAATACGCCCAATTGCTTACCGATAAAAAGCCCCAATACAATACCGGCAGGCACTGATGTAAATAGATTACTCAAATTCGTAGTATCGAGTTGAACCCCGGCATTAGCAAATGCGAATAGGGGTAACACACCTATTGCTACGTAAGGATGTAAGTTGTGAAGCAGTTGACTGAGCAGGCCATTTTTATGATCTGTTTTTCCTGCTTTGGAAAGCGTTAAAGGAATAAAAAAGGCGTTAACCACACCAGCAATGGTGGCATGAACACCTGACTTTAAAAAACAAATCCAGATAAAAATACCAACTAACAAATAAGGCGCTATTCGATTAACACCAGTTCGATTGAATGTGAATAGGATAAGATAACCAATACTTGCCAAAAGTAACGACAGCCAAGAAATAGAATCGGTATAGAAAAAAGCGATAATAATAATGCCAGCCAGATCATCTAGAATAGCTAACGTCATCAAAAATAATTTTAGGCTCGTTGGCACCCGATTTCCTAATATCGAAAGTACTGCTAGGGCAAACGCAATATCTGTTGCCGTAGGTATTGCCCAGCCATGAGCTGATAGTGTGTTGCCCCAGTTAAGGGATAAATATATTAATGCAGGAACCAGTACTCCACCTAAAGCTCCTACAACGGGTAACATCAGCGTGCGTCGATCTGAGAGCTTACCAACCAAAAGCTCTTTTTTTAACTCAAGCCCGACTACAAAAAAGAAAATCGCCATAATACCGTCATTTATCCACAGCAATAACGGTTTGTTGATACTAAAGGCTTCTGCTCTGATTTCTATCTCAGCAAAAAGCAGAGCATTATAGGCTTCTGCTCCTCCCGTATTTTTAATGAGCATGGCAAGCACAGCCATTATTAATAGCAATATGCCAGACAAGCTTTCAATCGTAAAAAACTTACGGGTTGAGTTCAGGGTTCTCATGATTACTCCACTAGTCAATGTGTCGAACTTGCTTTTGCCTGCATAGTTTTAAAATCACATTATTTATTAAATAAGATGTTACGATATAAGTGTTTATTTATTCAACACATTTGTGGTATGTAACCTTCCCATAAAATCAGAATTGCCTTTATTGGGTTTATTGTTTGCTACTCGATATAGGCTTGTCACTCGGTATCTTGATCTTATTGCCACATTTATCACAGGTTATTGAATGTGTTTTTTGTGCTTTGCAGTCTTGAATAAGTAGCTCCACTTCTTTGCCTGATATGCCGAGTGATTCTGATAACTCATCAATGGCCTGTTGCTCTGAATAGCTGATTACGCCATCTTTTAGGGCGGTGACAATTTCGCGTTCCAGGCTTTGTTTTCTTGATCGCAATTCATCACCAAACTTTGCTGCCATCATTGCCGCTGGCAGGGCAACAATGGCAACGCCCAGTAGCATAATAAATATTGATATAAATTTGCCTAAAAAGGTGACCGGGGTGACGTCGCCATATCCGACTGTGGTCATGGTAACGACCGACCACCAAATGGCGCTTGGAATGCTGTCGAATACCTCGGGTTGTGCGGTGTGCTCAACGCTATACATCACGCCAGCAGCGAGAATAACAAGCACCGCCATAATGATAATTGCCGCGCCAACGCTTGGTAGCTCTTTTATCATCACATCAATAAACAATCGTAACCCTTTAAAGTAATGGGTGAGCTTAAGTAGCCGTAACATGCGCAGCATGCGTAAGTAGCGTAAATCGACGGTAAATAGGAAAGATAAATAAAATGGTGCTATGGCGATAAAATCGATTAATGATACTGGCGTTAGCATATAGCGAATTCTAGATTTGAGTGGAGCGTTTGCGTTTAAGTGCTCTGATTCAAGGCACACCCAAATTCTTGCGAGGTATTCGATAGTAAAAACAGCGACTGAGAATAGGTTAAATAAATAGAATTGTTGCTGGTATTTATCGCCGATAGGTTTGTAGGACTCAATAATAACCGCTAATACGTTGACAATTATCAGCACCACAATAAAGCTACTGAGCAATTTGCTGGCTTTTGAGCCATCAAAGCCGTGTTCTAAAACGTCATAGGCTTTTTGTCTGCTGCTTTGTTTTTCTTGGCGACAAATTCATTAAAAACTTTGATAATTAATACGCGCCAGTCAAATAATGACGTTTTATGGTAAAACGTGAAAAGGTAATAGGGCTCAAGCTAGTCAGAATGACTTTTTAAAGCACTGATTGTTAGAACTGGGTTGAGTGAGTATTTTGACTTAACGGCACAAGCAATCACTGCACAACAAGAGAGTTCATGTTGGATCACTCGGGTAACACGGGACAACTATAGATTTTCTGTAAAGAGAGAGGATTCAGCTACTACATATAATCTAACCGGCTATCAGAGTCAGTGGGTGAGTGATAAAGCGAGGTTGTTAACTGTGAATGTGCAAAGTTATGACAACAGCCAATTGACAAAATGGATTCGTTCAACAGAGGAGGCTAATTCAACTTTGTGTATTCCGTTAGCGTTGTGAAAGGTAACGGTATTTTTGTTTATAACAACATTTGAAATTGGTGAGTTTCGGTATTCATTACCCGAAGCACTTGTTAATAAAGACATATTTATCCTGATAAAATTTAATTAATTGGTTCTCCCAATAATGGTTAAGAGATAATAAGCCAAGCTTATACTTGGCTTAACACTATATCGTCAGCTTAGATAACAGTAACGTTAGCTGCTTGAGGACCTTTTGGACCTTGCTCAACGATAAACTCAACTTCTTGACCTTCAGTTAGGCTTCTGAAACCTTCTGAAGCGATTGCACGGTAATGAACGAAAACGTCCTTGCCACCGTCAGCTTGAGCAATAAAACCGAAACCTTTAGTTTCGTTAAACCATTTTACAGTACCTGTAGATTTAGACATAACTGTCTCCTAAATAAAATTTATTGATGTTGCATTGCAACGAGTATTGCTAAAGAGGAACTAACATAAGCGAATAGCTTGTAACAATTATTCAGGACAGAAACTAAAAGTGACGAACGAAGAACTAGTGCGTTGAAGCGATGATCGATATAGGGTAGAACAAATTTAACTCCGCTATAGTAACACGTTAATTTGGAAATGCCTAAACATTATTCAAATTATATTTTGGACGCCGATTAAAGCTTCTGCATTTGGCTTTGTTCCCTCTTTACAGTGGGGCTTGCAGCCAGACTAACGGCTACATTTGTGACCATGTTAGTGTTTTGTTAGCTGGTGTTTTTCTATAAGTTTTGAGCGTTTACTTGTTAAAATATTGAGTTCATCGATATTGCCGTGGGTAACCTCAATGAGTCGCTTATCCATTACCTTAAACCAAAGCCAAGGGATGTAGGCGAGCAAAAACATACCAAAGTAACCATTCGGTAATGTCGGTAAATGTTCAAAGTGCCTTAACGATTGATAACTGCGTGATGCGTTGGCGTGGTGATCTGAGTGGCGTTGCAGATTAAACAGCGCCCAGTTGGAAAATATATGATTGCTGTTCCAGCTGTGATGCGGTTGCGGTCTCTCGTAACGCCCTGAAGCCAATGTTTTTCGTTTTAGCCCATAATGTTCAACATAATTAGCCGAAGTAAGGTGCCACATCGACCAAAATGCGGCGATCAACAAATAAGGAATTACTTCTAATCCGAGCCATAATCCCATTGCGATATAAACGCAAAGCGTCATTAATATGGTTTGGATAAATTCATTTTTGATGGTCCAAGGGGAAAGCCCTTTACGCATAAATCGTTGCTTTTCGAGTTGATAGGCTCGGACAAAGCCACCAGGTAGTTCACGTAATACAAAGCGATAAATACTCTCGCCCATTTTCGCAGAGGCTGGATCTTCTGGAGTGGCAACCTGGGCATGATGGCCACGATTATGCTCTATAAAAAAGTGTCCATAAGCGGCAATCGCTAATACTAATTTCGCCATCCACTTATCTAATTTATGGCGTTTATGACCTAGCTCGTGACCAATGTTTAAACCATGACCGCCAATGTAGCCGGCAAGCAATGCCGTCGCCAAATAACCCTGGGGCGATAAATCAAAGTGCGCGACAAACCAGCCAAGAAAAATAAACGAACATATAACCACGGGGACATGAATTAGGGCGATAAGACGATAGTATGTATCGGCTTCTAATTGTGGAATAATCGATTCAGGTGGATTACTGGTATCTTCTCCTAAGATCACATCAAGTAATGGAAACAGACCATACCAAATAAGTAAAAAAGCCCATAAAAACAATTCATTGTTAAATTGGATGTACAGTAGCGGTCCTGTTATCGCAGTAACAGGAATAAGCAGTGACACAAGCCACATGTAGCGCTTGTTATCGGTATAGATGTCACCATTTGTAGCCACAAAGGTATTGCCAGTACTCATTGTTTGAGTCTCGAACTTTTTCGCTAGGTATCTACAAGTATAAGAAATTATTTACTTTTCTAAAGTTATGTAGCTAACTTTTTGCGACCCTCACAGCCAGTGCACACTATTTACATTTAGCTGTTTTTGTCTTACTCTCTGAGGGGCTTTTGACCTTTTCTGTATTTTTTTTGCAGTGGCTTAGTGAGCATTTATGCAAGGTTGCGCTTATGAATTGTGGTTATTCCACATGAGTAAGTAATAACGCGGCAAAAATGCTCATTAAACGCTGTCCAAAGGATTCGATTAAAAGTCATTTTATCATTGTTGCAGTTCGCTTATATGGAATAACCATACTTCTCTCACTGCGCCTCGATTAAATGCCTTTTAATTAGAACAAAATTAATACCACAAAGATCAACAGCCCCTAAGTTTTTCGCTATTGATAATACTATGTCTAAATCAATTACTACTTACATACTGCTGATGGTTACGATGATTGCCTTGATTGGGCAATCGTTTGCGTTCGCGACTACAAAGTGTGATATGGCGAGTCATGAGGCACACCATAAAGGCCATAGTAGCGAGCATAGTGCGACAAGCAAACGCAGCTCAGCAGAGCATGATTTTATGCCACATCGTGTAACACATAGCGCAACAGAACACAGCGAAATGAATCACCATGCGATGCACGAGCATATGCTAGGGGATAGTGACATAGCCAGTTATAGCGCAACCGTTGCCGAAAATTGCTGTGGCACCGAATGTACATGCCCTGATAACGCTTGTTCATCGACCAGTGCCGTCGCATCACACGCTTATTCCATAGCGTACCTGGTGAATTTACCTGCTCGCATCGTTACCGAGCAGCAGCATGCCATGCGCCTTTCTAGATCCTTATATCGCCCACCCATTTTTGCCTAATACGGGGTTAGTGCGCCTGTTTTTCGTTGAAAACACAGTGCTTGCACATATTCCGCGCGTTTTTTCATCTTTTCAACATTTTATTGTCACGATATAACCTGTTTACTTTGGGCATAATGAAACATTTTTTATTAATTTGGTCAGCGATGACGCTGTCAAAAGTCGATAACACCGGCACAATTAACGGCGCTAAAAAGAGCAATAAGGAGCTGCTTTAATGTCATTTTTTTCTAAGGCTAGATTTATTGCTGTACTCAGTTTGCTGTATTGCAGTGTAATGCATGGCACTATGGTGAATGCCGCAACCGAAAATAGCGATGCTATCACGCAATCGTTAACGCTTGAGCGGGCAGTAGCCATCGCACAACAAAACGATCCTTGGTTACGCAGCAGTAAATTACAACAACAATCACTTGAACAGCAAAGTATTGCCGCCGGCACATTACCGGATCCCACGGTATCGCTGAGTTTAATGAATATGCCAACCAATAGTTGGGATTTTTCGCAAGAAGGCATGACTCAATTAAAAGTTGGCGTAACGCAAAAGTTTGTTCGCGGCGATAGCCTTGCCATTAAACAGCAGCAACTGGCGATTGAAAGTAGTAAATATCCCTTACTCAGAGAAAATCGACAGGCTAAGGTACAGCGCACTGTTTCTGAGTTATGGTTAGATGCCTACTTAGCGCAACAAACCCTCGCCTTAATTGAGGCTGACCGTACTTTGTTTTTGCAAATGGCGGAGATAGCTACAGCGAACTATGCCAACGTGATTGGTAATACCAAGCAACAAGACGTTATTCGCGCTCAATTAGAGTTGATTCAACTTGATGATAGGATCACGGTTGAGCAACAAAAATTAGAAACGGCATTGGCGCGTTTGCATGAGTGGCTGTACGTATATGAAGCC from Thalassotalea sp. Sam97 harbors:
- a CDS encoding magnesium transporter — translated: MTEPLPDLIKEILDKDTNADIASDVVIQTDASELSLLLESLPIEERISLWEKIPVNKKLNVLIDMRGDPREVLVNATDEEQWAEIFQEINAEDLLELASSFPHELMEQAYNALDKVQKSYFTKANEFPEDQVGHWVNHNFLILPINARVRDANRLLRRDVPKLCDTIFLVNRFGHFSDAISIVDIYGQPEHIPLADLTIEEFPVLEATSLTHEAATNVHHSGYSALPVIDENMKLIGRLDALAASDLISEYYERQLMASAGMNEDEDLFSPVKKSAQSRALWLGINLITALLASAFISIFEATIQQVVALAVLMPIVASMGGIAGSQSLTLIIRGLALNQITKANLGALLKKELKVGGLNGVVWAVVIGLLAMFWFNDSLIGAVIAVAICLNILAAALAGVVVPVALDKFKIDPALSGSVILTTVTDIVGFVVFLGLGTLILL
- the nhaA gene encoding Na+/H+ antiporter NhaA, yielding MRTLNSTRKFFTIESLSGILLLIMAVLAMLIKNTGGAEAYNALLFAEIEIRAEAFSINKPLLLWINDGIMAIFFFVVGLELKKELLVGKLSDRRTLMLPVVGALGGVLVPALIYLSLNWGNTLSAHGWAIPTATDIAFALAVLSILGNRVPTSLKLFLMTLAILDDLAGIIIIAFFYTDSISWLSLLLASIGYLILFTFNRTGVNRIAPYLLVGIFIWICFLKSGVHATIAGVVNAFFIPLTLSKAGKTDHKNGLLSQLLHNLHPYVAIGVLPLFAFANAGVQLDTTNLSNLFTSVPAGIVLGLFIGKQLGVFSFSFIAIKLKLCQLPQGSNWGQLYGTSVLCGIGFTMSLFIASLAFAHGGAGEARIDRLAIILGSILSALWGVIVLYLSSRPQKSSIE
- a CDS encoding ion transporter — translated: MLSSFIVVLIIVNVLAVIIESYKPIGDKYQQQFYLFNLFSVAVFTIEYLARIWVCLESEHLNANAPLKSRIRYMLTPVSLIDFIAIAPFYLSFLFTVDLRYLRMLRMLRLLKLTHYFKGLRLFIDVMIKELPSVGAAIIIMAVLVILAAGVMYSVEHTAQPEVFDSIPSAIWWSVVTMTTVGYGDVTPVTFLGKFISIFIMLLGVAIVALPAAMMAAKFGDELRSRKQSLEREIVTALKDGVISYSEQQAIDELSESLGISGKEVELLIQDCKAQKTHSITCDKCGNKIKIPSDKPISSSKQ
- a CDS encoding cold-shock protein translates to MSKSTGTVKWFNETKGFGFIAQADGGKDVFVHYRAIASEGFRSLTEGQEVEFIVEQGPKGPQAANVTVI
- a CDS encoding alkane 1-monooxygenase; its protein translation is MSTGNTFVATNGDIYTDNKRYMWLVSLLIPVTAITGPLLYIQFNNELFLWAFLLIWYGLFPLLDVILGEDTSNPPESIIPQLEADTYYRLIALIHVPVVICSFIFLGWFVAHFDLSPQGYLATALLAGYIGGHGLNIGHELGHKRHKLDKWMAKLVLAIAAYGHFFIEHNRGHHAQVATPEDPASAKMGESIYRFVLRELPGGFVRAYQLEKQRFMRKGLSPWTIKNEFIQTILMTLCVYIAMGLWLGLEVIPYLLIAAFWSMWHLTSANYVEHYGLKRKTLASGRYERPQPHHSWNSNHIFSNWALFNLQRHSDHHANASRSYQSLRHFEHLPTLPNGYFGMFLLAYIPWLWFKVMDKRLIEVTHGNIDELNILTSKRSKLIEKHQLTKH